A genomic segment from Streptomyces sp. NBC_00459 encodes:
- a CDS encoding rhodanese-like domain-containing protein — MSAGITAVNPVLRVAPASPAEAVAHFAASLAFHADVSDVAAALAADGDPGFVVVDSRSTESWDQGHIPGALHLPTALIPEQAAGLLDRSVPVVTYCWGPGCNGATRAALALARLGYQVKEMLGGFEYWVREGFEFETWEGRERRAADALTAPVDAADCGC; from the coding sequence ATGAGCGCCGGCATCACCGCCGTCAACCCCGTCCTGCGCGTCGCCCCGGCCTCCCCGGCCGAGGCCGTCGCCCACTTCGCCGCGAGCCTCGCCTTCCACGCCGATGTGTCCGACGTGGCCGCCGCACTCGCGGCCGACGGTGACCCCGGTTTCGTGGTCGTCGACTCGCGTTCCACCGAGTCCTGGGACCAGGGCCACATACCGGGCGCCCTCCACCTGCCGACGGCCCTGATCCCCGAGCAGGCCGCCGGGCTCCTCGACAGGTCCGTGCCGGTGGTGACGTACTGCTGGGGTCCCGGCTGCAACGGAGCGACCCGCGCCGCCCTCGCCCTCGCCCGACTCGGCTACCAGGTCAAGGAGATGCTCGGCGGCTTCGAGTACTGGGTGCGTGAGGGCTTCGAGTTCGAGACGTGGGAGGGGCGGGAGCGCCGCGCCGCCGACGCGCTGACGGCCCCGGTGGACGCGGCGGACTGCGGCTGCTGA
- a CDS encoding immunity 21 family protein: MAVEWVESGGGPLIAVPEAVLPFWSGADGDELSTDYDRACEVDGLFGFVPVGDTTALVLGDEPASTAFLPEHDTFVRWCAADSEDELLACVPAALAVAEWEPDRAWETPGDVLLFDSAWPGKETDRTDHLRVELAPGRYAVRAAYVEPGPETWVGLVQLRRLTG; this comes from the coding sequence ATGGCAGTCGAGTGGGTGGAGTCGGGCGGCGGACCGCTCATCGCGGTACCGGAAGCGGTGCTGCCGTTCTGGTCGGGGGCGGACGGCGACGAGCTGTCGACGGACTACGACCGGGCCTGCGAAGTGGACGGCCTCTTCGGCTTCGTGCCCGTCGGCGACACCACCGCTCTCGTCCTCGGCGACGAACCCGCCTCGACCGCGTTCCTGCCGGAACACGACACCTTCGTACGGTGGTGCGCCGCCGACTCCGAGGACGAACTGCTGGCCTGCGTCCCTGCAGCACTCGCAGTGGCGGAGTGGGAGCCGGACAGGGCGTGGGAGACACCGGGGGACGTGCTCCTCTTCGACTCCGCCTGGCCGGGCAAGGAGACGGACCGGACCGATCACCTGCGGGTCGAGCTGGCGCCGGGGCGGTACGCGGTGCGGGCGGCGTACGTGGAGCCGGGACCGGAGACCTGGGTCGGCCTCGTACAGCTGCGGCGGTTGACCGGCTGA
- a CDS encoding alpha/beta fold hydrolase, with the protein MSATVTFEVPYPYDPGAEPRTVTLSYARVGAGEPLLLLHGIGHHRQAWDPVIDILATERDVIAVDLPGFGASPALPDGFTHDLPTMTAVFGALCEALELDRPHVAGNSLGGLLALELGREKRVRSVTALSPAGFWSQPERRYAFGVLLAMRRAARSMPGPLVERLSRSAAGRSVLTSSIYARPGRRSPEAVVAETLALANAQGFTETLRAGRDIRFTDDVPGIPVTVAWGTRDLLLVRRQGIRAKQIIPKARLIRLPGCGHVPMNDDPALVARVLLDGSR; encoded by the coding sequence ATGTCCGCCACCGTCACCTTCGAGGTCCCCTATCCGTACGACCCGGGGGCCGAGCCCAGGACCGTGACCCTGTCGTACGCGCGCGTGGGCGCCGGCGAACCGCTTCTGCTGCTGCACGGCATCGGTCATCACCGGCAGGCCTGGGACCCGGTGATCGACATCCTGGCCACCGAGCGCGATGTGATCGCCGTGGACCTTCCCGGATTCGGCGCGTCCCCGGCGCTGCCGGACGGCTTCACCCACGACCTGCCGACGATGACCGCCGTGTTCGGCGCCCTGTGCGAGGCGCTGGAGCTGGACCGGCCGCACGTGGCGGGCAACTCGCTGGGCGGTCTGCTGGCCCTGGAACTCGGGCGTGAGAAGCGCGTCCGGTCCGTCACCGCGCTCTCCCCTGCGGGGTTCTGGTCGCAGCCGGAGCGGCGGTACGCCTTCGGGGTGCTGCTCGCGATGCGGCGGGCCGCGCGGAGCATGCCGGGGCCGCTGGTCGAGCGGCTGTCGCGCTCGGCGGCGGGGCGCAGCGTCCTGACAAGCTCCATCTACGCCCGTCCCGGCCGCCGTTCACCCGAGGCCGTCGTCGCCGAGACACTCGCCCTGGCGAACGCCCAGGGGTTCACGGAGACCCTCAGGGCCGGCCGCGACATCCGCTTCACGGACGACGTCCCGGGCATCCCGGTCACCGTCGCGTGGGGCACCCGGGACCTGCTGCTCGTGCGACGCCAGGGCATCCGCGCCAAGCAGATCATCCCCAAGGCCCGTCTGATCCGCCTCCCCGGCTGCGGCCACGTCCCGATGAACGACGACCCGGCGCTGGTCGCCCGGGTGCTCCTCGACGGCAGCCGCTGA
- the pdxR gene encoding MocR-like pyridoxine biosynthesis transcription factor PdxR, whose product MTSSGTSPSGLPGSAAWELLLPAADAPARARGRSLQEALRAAVRSGLLVPGTRLPSSRDLAADLGVSRGLVTEAYEQLTAEGYLRSGRGAGTWVGGAARAAHPRARDLAPRSPGAVADFLPGTPDLSLFPRAAWAAAQRAVLAELPHHALGYPDPRGLPRLRTALAELLARRRGVVADPERLVVVSGVAQATTLLGHVLHARGMRGIGVEDPGSPEHGSLHSSAGLDAVPLPLDDEGLGLDGLRASGVRAVVTTPAHQFPCGIAYSAGRRTELLDWARSVDGLVIEDDYDGEFRYDRAPVGALQGLDPERVAYTGSVSKSLAPGLRLGWLLVPESLADEVVERKRTMDLGHPALDQELFARFVERGDYDRHLRRCQRAYRERRDALVAALEEHFPGAEVSGIAAGLHVIAALPERYGPQDRFLERMSAAGVAVRPLTDFAHARVRGADVRLVMGYAQLSPARIEAGVRLMAEALVA is encoded by the coding sequence ATGACGTCATCGGGGACCAGTCCGAGCGGCCTGCCGGGTTCCGCCGCCTGGGAGTTGCTGCTCCCGGCCGCCGACGCACCCGCACGCGCGCGTGGGCGTTCGCTTCAGGAGGCGTTGCGGGCGGCGGTCCGCTCGGGGCTGCTCGTACCGGGGACGCGGCTGCCGTCGAGCCGGGATCTCGCGGCCGACCTCGGGGTGTCGCGGGGGCTCGTCACGGAGGCGTACGAGCAGTTGACCGCGGAGGGCTATCTGCGCAGCGGGCGCGGGGCCGGGACCTGGGTGGGCGGTGCCGCCCGGGCCGCCCACCCGCGCGCGCGGGACCTCGCCCCGCGCTCCCCCGGCGCCGTCGCCGACTTCCTCCCGGGCACCCCGGACCTGTCGCTGTTCCCGCGTGCCGCCTGGGCCGCCGCCCAGCGCGCGGTGCTCGCGGAGCTCCCCCATCACGCCCTCGGCTATCCGGATCCGCGGGGGCTGCCCCGGCTGCGGACGGCCCTGGCGGAGCTCCTCGCGCGGCGCCGGGGCGTGGTCGCGGACCCGGAACGGCTGGTGGTCGTCTCCGGGGTCGCGCAGGCGACGACTTTGCTCGGGCACGTGCTCCACGCGCGCGGGATGCGCGGCATCGGCGTCGAGGACCCCGGGAGCCCGGAACACGGTTCCCTCCACTCCTCGGCCGGTCTGGACGCCGTACCGCTGCCCCTGGACGACGAGGGCCTCGGTCTCGATGGGCTGCGGGCCTCCGGGGTACGGGCGGTGGTGACCACGCCCGCACACCAGTTCCCCTGCGGGATCGCCTACTCCGCGGGCCGCCGCACCGAACTCCTCGACTGGGCGCGGTCGGTCGACGGGCTGGTGATCGAGGACGACTACGACGGGGAGTTCCGGTACGACCGCGCCCCCGTGGGCGCGCTGCAGGGGCTCGACCCCGAGCGCGTGGCCTACACGGGGTCCGTCAGCAAGTCGCTCGCGCCCGGGCTGCGGCTCGGCTGGCTCCTCGTACCGGAGTCGCTCGCCGACGAGGTCGTCGAGCGGAAACGGACGATGGACCTCGGGCATCCCGCCCTCGACCAGGAGCTGTTCGCGCGGTTCGTGGAACGCGGCGACTACGACCGGCATCTGCGCCGGTGCCAGCGCGCGTACCGGGAACGGCGCGATGCCCTGGTGGCGGCGCTGGAGGAGCACTTTCCCGGGGCCGAGGTGTCGGGGATCGCGGCCGGTCTGCATGTGATCGCCGCACTGCCGGAGCGGTACGGGCCGCAGGACCGGTTCCTGGAGCGAATGTCGGCGGCCGGGGTCGCGGTGAGGCCGCTGACGGACTTCGCGCACGCGCGCGTACGGGGCGCGGATGTGCGGCTGGTGATGGGGTACGCGCAGTTGTCGCCGGCTCGGATCGAGGCGGGGGTGCGGCTGATGGCGGAGGCTCTGGTGGCGTGA
- a CDS encoding alkaline phosphatase D family protein — translation MSASPLPGRRSVLRGSLAASAALTLPAAVGAAAPAFALSGRPKAGWGVQTGDVTADSGLVWVRSDRPARMVVETSATESFRSPRRWHGPLLGTDTDFTGTTRLRGLPPGEQIHYRVMLADPDDPRRTGEPVTGTFRTAPVRRRDGVRFLWSGDLAGQGWGINPDLGGYRIYDAMGKLDPDFFLCSGDNIYADGPIAATAALPDGSTWRNITTEEKAKVAETLAEFRGNFRYNLLDENLRRFNAQVPSIIQWDDHEVRNNWYPGQKILDSDTRYTEKSVDTLAGRARRAFSEYFPISTLRPGSRDGRVYRVLHQGPLLDVFVLDMRTYRNANSPDGQTVDPQGILGAEQLDWLKRELSCSRAVWKVIAADMPLGLVVPDATEGKANIEAVAQGDPGAPLGRELQIAELLRYIKHRRITGTVWLTADVHHTSAQHYQPSRAAFTDFEPFWEFVSGPLNAGAFPASALDGTFGPERVFVKAPTAANVSPAGGYQFFGEVDIDGGSGELTVRLREQDGTVLFTKVLQPGRVGQ, via the coding sequence ATGTCAGCTTCTCCTCTGCCCGGTCGTCGCAGCGTGCTGCGCGGTTCACTCGCCGCTTCGGCGGCCCTGACCCTGCCCGCCGCCGTCGGTGCGGCGGCGCCCGCGTTCGCCCTGTCCGGGCGGCCGAAGGCCGGGTGGGGGGTCCAGACGGGCGATGTGACCGCCGACTCGGGGCTGGTGTGGGTGCGGTCCGACCGGCCGGCCCGGATGGTCGTCGAGACGTCCGCCACGGAGTCGTTCCGCAGTCCCCGCAGGTGGCACGGTCCGCTGCTCGGCACGGACACCGACTTCACCGGTACGACCCGGTTGCGCGGGCTGCCGCCGGGCGAGCAGATCCACTACCGCGTGATGCTCGCCGATCCGGACGACCCGCGCCGTACCGGCGAGCCCGTCACCGGCACCTTCCGTACGGCGCCGGTGCGGCGGCGCGACGGGGTGCGCTTCCTGTGGTCGGGAGACCTGGCGGGGCAGGGCTGGGGCATCAACCCGGATCTGGGCGGCTACCGTATCTACGACGCGATGGGGAAGCTCGACCCCGACTTCTTCCTGTGCAGCGGCGACAACATCTACGCCGACGGTCCGATCGCCGCGACCGCGGCGCTGCCCGACGGCAGCACCTGGCGGAACATCACGACCGAGGAGAAGGCGAAGGTCGCCGAGACGCTCGCCGAGTTCCGCGGCAACTTCCGCTACAACCTGCTCGACGAGAACCTGCGGCGGTTCAACGCCCAGGTCCCGTCGATCATCCAGTGGGACGACCACGAGGTGCGCAACAACTGGTACCCGGGGCAGAAGATCCTCGACTCGGACACCCGTTACACCGAGAAGAGCGTCGACACCCTCGCCGGCCGGGCCCGACGGGCCTTCAGCGAGTACTTCCCGATCTCCACGCTCCGGCCGGGCTCCCGGGACGGCCGCGTGTACCGCGTACTGCACCAGGGGCCGCTGCTCGACGTGTTCGTCCTGGACATGCGGACGTACCGCAACGCCAACTCGCCCGACGGCCAGACCGTCGACCCGCAGGGCATCCTCGGCGCCGAGCAGCTGGACTGGCTCAAGCGGGAGCTGTCCTGCTCGCGTGCCGTGTGGAAGGTGATCGCCGCCGACATGCCGCTGGGCCTGGTCGTGCCGGACGCCACCGAGGGCAAGGCGAACATCGAGGCCGTCGCGCAGGGCGACCCGGGTGCGCCGCTCGGACGCGAGCTGCAGATCGCCGAGCTGCTGCGGTACATCAAGCACCGGCGGATCACCGGCACGGTCTGGCTGACCGCCGACGTCCACCACACCTCGGCCCAGCACTACCAGCCCTCGCGGGCCGCCTTCACCGACTTCGAGCCGTTCTGGGAGTTCGTGTCGGGCCCGCTGAACGCCGGAGCCTTCCCCGCCAGCGCGCTCGACGGCACGTTCGGTCCCGAGCGCGTCTTCGTGAAGGCGCCGACCGCGGCGAACGTCTCGCCCGCCGGCGGCTACCAGTTCTTCGGCGAGGTCGACATCGACGGCGGCAGCGGGGAGCTGACGGTACGGCTGCGCGAGCAGGACGGGACCGTGCTGTTCACGAAGGTGCTGCAGCCGGGGCGGGTGGGGCAGTAG
- a CDS encoding DUF885 domain-containing protein, with protein sequence MSDIKNPLPREVADTYVDELIALDPVTGTYLGVKESSSRLPDTSPAGQEALAELARTTLARLDEAERRPGADSDIERRCGRLLRERLTAELAVHEAGEGLRAVGNMHTAAHSVREVFTVTPTETDEDWTAVAERLRAVPAALSGYRESLTLGLERELYAGPRPTATFIGQLGEWSDLEGKGLGWFEDFASAGPEAMRTELDEAARAADAAVVELRDWMRDVYAPAVKGAPNTVGRERYARWSRYWNGTDLDLNEAYAYGWAEYHRLLGEMKQEAENILPGAATPWVALAHLDEHGKHIEGVDEVREWLQGLMDQAIEALDGTHFELAERVKKVESRIAPPGSAAAPYYMSPSEDFSRPGTTWLPTMGQTRFPVYDLVSTWYHEGVPGHHLQLAQWVHVAENLSRYQATVGGVSANCEGWALYAERLMDELGYLTDAEQRLGYLDAQMMRAARVIVDIGMHVELEIPADSPFHPGERWTPELAQEFFGAHSSRPADFVESELTRYLTIPGQAIGYKLGERAWLLGRENARRRHGAAFDAKAWHMAALSQGSLGLDDLVDELSQL encoded by the coding sequence ATGTCAGACATCAAGAACCCGCTGCCCCGTGAGGTCGCCGACACCTATGTCGACGAACTCATCGCCCTCGACCCGGTCACCGGTACGTACCTCGGCGTGAAGGAGAGTTCGAGCCGGCTCCCGGACACCTCACCCGCCGGCCAGGAGGCCCTGGCGGAGCTGGCTCGCACGACGCTGGCACGGCTGGACGAGGCCGAGCGCCGCCCCGGCGCGGACAGTGACATCGAGCGGCGCTGCGGGCGCCTGCTGCGTGAGCGGCTCACCGCCGAACTCGCCGTGCACGAGGCCGGCGAGGGCCTGCGTGCCGTCGGCAACATGCACACGGCCGCACACTCGGTGCGTGAGGTGTTCACCGTGACGCCGACGGAGACGGACGAGGACTGGACGGCGGTCGCGGAGCGCCTGCGCGCGGTTCCGGCCGCGCTGAGCGGCTACCGGGAGAGCCTCACCCTGGGCCTGGAACGCGAGCTGTACGCGGGTCCGCGCCCCACCGCCACGTTCATCGGGCAGCTCGGCGAGTGGTCCGACCTGGAGGGCAAGGGCCTCGGCTGGTTCGAGGACTTCGCGTCGGCCGGCCCCGAGGCGATGCGCACCGAGCTGGACGAGGCGGCCCGGGCAGCGGACGCGGCCGTCGTCGAACTGCGGGACTGGATGCGGGACGTGTACGCGCCGGCTGTGAAGGGCGCGCCGAACACGGTGGGGCGTGAGCGGTACGCGCGCTGGTCGCGCTACTGGAACGGCACGGATCTGGACCTGAACGAGGCGTACGCGTACGGCTGGGCCGAGTACCACCGTCTTCTCGGCGAGATGAAGCAGGAGGCCGAGAACATCCTGCCCGGCGCCGCGACGCCGTGGGTGGCGCTGGCCCATCTCGACGAGCACGGCAAGCACATCGAGGGCGTCGACGAGGTCCGCGAGTGGCTCCAGGGTCTGATGGACCAGGCGATCGAGGCGCTGGACGGCACGCACTTCGAACTCGCCGAGCGGGTGAAGAAGGTGGAGTCCCGCATCGCACCGCCCGGCAGCGCGGCGGCGCCGTACTACATGTCCCCGTCGGAGGACTTCTCCCGCCCCGGCACCACCTGGCTGCCGACGATGGGCCAGACCCGCTTCCCCGTCTACGACCTGGTCTCGACCTGGTACCACGAGGGCGTTCCCGGTCACCATCTCCAGCTCGCGCAGTGGGTGCACGTCGCCGAGAACCTCTCCCGCTACCAGGCCACCGTCGGCGGCGTCAGCGCCAACTGTGAGGGCTGGGCGCTGTACGCGGAGCGTCTCATGGACGAGCTGGGCTATCTCACGGACGCGGAGCAGCGCCTCGGCTACCTCGACGCCCAGATGATGCGGGCGGCCCGGGTCATCGTCGACATCGGCATGCACGTGGAGTTGGAGATCCCGGCGGACTCCCCGTTCCACCCGGGCGAGCGCTGGACACCGGAACTGGCCCAGGAGTTCTTCGGCGCCCACAGCAGCCGCCCCGCGGACTTCGTGGAGAGCGAACTGACGCGCTATCTGACCATCCCCGGCCAGGCCATCGGCTACAAGCTGGGCGAACGGGCCTGGCTGCTGGGCCGGGAGAACGCCCGGCGCCGCCACGGCGCCGCCTTCGACGCGAAGGCCTGGCACATGGCCGCGCTGTCGCAGGGCTCGCTGGGGCTGGACGACCTGGTGGACGAGCTGTCTCAGCTGTGA
- a CDS encoding Lrp/AsnC family transcriptional regulator produces MSTFSPDATDWRILDVLQRDGRATFAELARAVAMSPSAVTERVRRLEEAGVIQGYAAVVDPERLGLPILAFVRLRYPNGNYKPFHDLVAVTPEILETHHVTGDDCFVIKVVARSMRHLEEVSGKIGALGSVTTSVVYSSPLPRRAVGQ; encoded by the coding sequence ATGAGCACGTTTTCCCCGGACGCCACCGACTGGCGCATCCTCGATGTCCTTCAGCGCGACGGGCGCGCCACATTCGCCGAGCTGGCGCGCGCCGTCGCGATGTCTCCGAGCGCGGTCACCGAGCGGGTCCGGCGGCTGGAGGAAGCCGGCGTCATCCAGGGGTACGCGGCGGTCGTCGACCCGGAGCGGCTCGGTCTGCCGATCCTCGCCTTCGTCCGGCTCAGATACCCGAACGGCAACTACAAACCGTTCCACGACCTGGTCGCCGTGACGCCCGAGATCCTGGAGACGCATCACGTGACGGGGGACGACTGCTTCGTCATCAAGGTCGTCGCGCGGTCGATGCGGCATCTGGAGGAGGTGTCGGGAAAGATCGGCGCGCTGGGCTCGGTGACCACGAGCGTCGTCTACTCGTCGCCGCTCCCCCGCCGCGCCGTCGGCCAGTGA
- a CDS encoding GNAT family N-acetyltransferase — protein MTRKVSEETPAADGRPVRQWRRDVVELAALLRTWWASRHGHAPPDDNDADTGIGTDTGTGTGASVLWRMRTTVKDEPGSLAALCIALAGRRIDILSLQTHPLARGTVDEFLLRAPADLTATEISGSVSRAGGAGTWIERADAHDLVDAPTRVLGLATRTALDAAELPLALRQLLGRCTIRSLPAGDSAAREGVPVEGALEETDTVMRLRAPEGGVITVERPYLPFTPTEFARARALVELDARLGPRVPHGQDVLTLPRGNAITVRRADASDLDAAKAMHERCSPRTLSLRYHGPMGDADRYLGHLLSPRYGRTLAVQTASGRVVGLGHLLWDGDETEIALLVEDEWQRRGVGGELLRRLVSMAREANCEHVYAVTQSSNTGMVAAMRALGLPLDYQIEEGTLVITARLDATPVASPRSYDHSARD, from the coding sequence ATGACTCGAAAAGTATCTGAGGAAACCCCTGCGGCGGACGGCCGCCCGGTACGTCAGTGGCGGCGGGACGTCGTCGAACTCGCCGCACTGCTGCGCACATGGTGGGCAAGCCGCCACGGTCACGCACCGCCGGACGACAACGATGCCGACACGGGCATCGGTACGGATACGGGAACGGGTACCGGCGCGAGCGTGCTGTGGCGGATGCGGACGACGGTGAAGGACGAACCGGGGTCGCTCGCCGCGCTGTGCATCGCCCTCGCCGGGCGCCGCATCGACATCCTCAGCCTCCAGACGCATCCGCTGGCCCGGGGCACGGTCGACGAGTTCCTGCTGCGCGCCCCCGCCGACCTCACCGCGACCGAGATCTCCGGGTCGGTGTCCCGGGCGGGCGGCGCCGGGACATGGATCGAGCGGGCCGACGCCCACGATCTCGTCGACGCGCCGACCCGGGTCCTGGGCCTGGCCACCCGTACGGCCCTGGACGCGGCCGAACTTCCCCTCGCGCTGCGTCAGTTGCTCGGCCGGTGCACGATCCGTTCGCTGCCCGCCGGTGACTCGGCGGCGCGGGAGGGCGTACCGGTCGAGGGGGCCCTGGAGGAGACCGACACGGTGATGCGGCTGCGCGCGCCGGAAGGCGGAGTGATCACCGTGGAGCGGCCGTACCTGCCGTTCACCCCGACCGAGTTCGCCCGGGCGCGGGCCCTGGTGGAGCTGGACGCACGGCTCGGCCCCCGTGTCCCGCACGGCCAGGACGTGCTGACACTGCCGCGGGGCAACGCCATCACCGTACGGCGGGCCGACGCGAGCGACCTGGACGCGGCCAAGGCGATGCACGAGCGCTGCTCACCGCGCACTCTCTCGCTCCGCTACCACGGCCCGATGGGCGACGCCGACCGCTATCTGGGCCACCTGCTCAGCCCTCGCTACGGGCGCACACTCGCCGTGCAGACGGCGTCGGGGCGGGTGGTCGGCCTGGGCCACCTTCTGTGGGACGGCGACGAGACCGAGATCGCACTGCTCGTCGAGGACGAGTGGCAGCGGCGCGGCGTCGGCGGCGAACTCCTGCGCCGACTGGTGTCGATGGCGCGCGAGGCGAACTGCGAGCACGTGTACGCCGTCACACAGTCCTCGAACACCGGTATGGTCGCCGCGATGCGCGCACTCGGCCTGCCCCTCGACTACCAGATCGAGGAGGGCACCCTCGTCATCACGGCCCGCCTGGACGCGACCCCGGTCGCCTCCCCGAGGTCGTACGACCACAGCGCGCGGGACTGA
- a CDS encoding ATP-grasp domain-containing protein — protein sequence MNARTLFLSPRVTATGHALADAARRRAMGVEVLREWRVPEEWRAAEGATLYAGPLFADAVAAELGLGLLEAAPDWLARLPYELTRRKIEFGTVAEARQLRRPAFVKPPNDKSFPARVYPNGSRLPGPDAVDDGTPVLVSDIVTFAVEYRLFLLDGEVRTGSRYLTHGELDVVPLDEDPRKAEVLAFAGCLASLDLPSAVVVDVGLLSEGSEWAVVEANAAWASGHYACDPAAALDVVLRAARPEGEFGSADRAFLRHLPEVVRD from the coding sequence ATGAACGCCCGAACTCTCTTCCTCTCCCCACGTGTCACCGCGACGGGACACGCCCTCGCCGACGCGGCACGCCGGCGTGCCATGGGTGTCGAGGTCCTGCGCGAGTGGCGGGTGCCCGAGGAGTGGCGGGCGGCCGAGGGTGCGACGCTGTACGCAGGGCCGCTGTTCGCGGACGCGGTGGCCGCCGAGCTGGGGCTCGGGCTGCTGGAGGCGGCGCCGGACTGGCTGGCCCGGCTGCCGTACGAACTCACGCGCAGGAAGATCGAGTTCGGTACCGTCGCAGAGGCCCGGCAGCTGCGGCGGCCCGCCTTCGTGAAGCCGCCCAACGACAAGAGCTTTCCGGCGCGCGTCTATCCGAATGGGAGCCGGTTGCCGGGTCCCGACGCGGTCGACGACGGCACGCCGGTGCTGGTGAGCGACATCGTGACGTTCGCCGTCGAGTACCGGTTGTTCCTGCTCGACGGTGAAGTCCGCACCGGAAGCCGGTACTTGACGCACGGCGAGCTGGACGTCGTCCCGCTCGACGAGGATCCGCGAAAGGCGGAGGTGCTGGCCTTCGCGGGGTGCCTGGCGTCCCTGGATCTGCCGAGTGCCGTTGTCGTGGACGTCGGTCTGCTGTCGGAGGGTTCGGAATGGGCGGTCGTCGAGGCCAACGCCGCCTGGGCCAGCGGGCACTACGCCTGCGATCCGGCTGCCGCCCTCGATGTCGTCCTGCGTGCGGCCCGTCCAGAAGGGGAGTTCGGCTCGGCCGACCGTGCCTTCCTGAGGCACCTGCCCGAGGTCGTGCGGGACTGA